The genomic DNA CACGCCAGCCGATTCGGACGGATTCCCTAATGACTTTGTCATCCCCCGTGGCTTTTCGGCGGCTGATTTCCCTATTTGCGGCACCAGCAATCCGGACAGCCTGAAGAAGCTGCAGGATTTCGCCAGCAGCGCCACCTATACCTATCCGAACGATCAACGTGCAGCGACGCTCTGGTATCACGACCACGCGATGGGTGGCACCGGCAAAAACGTCTACATGGGTCTGGCGGGCTTTTACCTGATCGATGACGAGGAAGCGTCCGCACTGCAGTTGCCCGCCGGAGCGTTCGATGTCCCATTGATGATTTGCACCAGGCAATTCGACGATGCGGGGCAACTGGTCTATGCCGACCATGGCAAGCGCGGCGCGAGCGGCGACACGGTGCTGGTCAATGGCGCACCGTGGCCCGTGTTCCGCGTCGAACGGCGGCGCTATCGCTTCCGCCTGCTCAATGCCTGTAACGCTACCACCCTGACGCTGGCACTCAGCGAAGGCTCGATGACACTTATCGCCACCGATGGCGGCCTGGTGGAGCAACCGTTATCCCTCGACACACTGCCGCTTGCTATGGCGGAGCGCGCCGACGTAGTGATCGATTTCTCACGTTATCCGGCCGGGCAACAGGTGATGCTGCACAATCGGGAAGCACTCGGTACGCTTGGTGACATTCTGCGTTTCGAGGTGACTGAGGCCACCGGAACGGACGACTCCGCCGTGCCGGCGAAACTGACTGCCATCGCGCCGTTGACGCCGCCCAAGGGCGCTCGCGAGCGCAGCTTTGTCTTCGGTGCCAGACCCGAGTTTGTGTTGCGGGTGCCGCCTATCTATTGGTCCATCAATGGTCAGCGGTTCGATCCCGAACGAGTCGACGCCGATCCCGTACTGGGCGACGTGGAAGTGTGGCGATTCATCTATGCCAGGACGATGTTCCCTACGTCGGTCCATCCGGCCCATATTCACGCGGTCCAGTTCCAGATCCTTACTCGCAACGGTGAACCACCTGCGCCACATGAACGCGGCTGGAAAGACACCGTGCGTCTGGTTGAAGGAGACGACGTTCGGGTAGCGGTGCGTTTCGATGCTTATCCGGGGCGCTACCTGCTTCATTGCCACAACCTGGAGCACGAGGACCACGACATGATGGCGCGCTTCGACATCCGCCCCGCGGCTCAGAACCCGGTTTAATCGAGGAAACATTTATGCGGGTCATCATCATCGGTGCGGGCATCGGCGGCCTGTGCCTCGCCCAGGGTCTTCGACGTTCAGGCGTCGAGGCGGTCGTGTTCGAACGCGCCGCTTCTGCGCAGGCGCAGGTCAGAGGCTACGGCATCCATCTGGACCATCACGGCATGACAGCTCTCAAGGCTTGCCTGCCGAAGGCGATTTTTTCCGAGCTCGATCGCGCAGCGAGTTACGCGGGTACGGTCGCACGTTTTTTTGATCGACGCCTTCGTTTCCTGGCGTCCACAAGCGAACGGGCACCCGACGGAATGGGTGGTCACACCCTATCCCAGCGCCGCGGCATCGGGCGAGCATTGCTCAACCGCTTGCTGCTCTCCGATTTGCCCGATGTGCAATGGAACAAGACGTTTCAACGATATGCAGTCGGTGCAGATGGCCGGGTCACCGCGTATTTTTCAGACGGTAGCTCGGAGACCGGTGATCTCCTCGTCGGTGCCGATGGCAGCAACTCGCGCGTGCGCCAGCAGTATCTCCCCCATATCGAGCGGATGAGCGTGGGCGTCACCGCTATCGCCGGGCGCTACGTGCTCTCGCCGGAACGCAACGACACATTGCCGGCAACGCTGGTGGACGGAGCACCTAATATGCTCGTGCCCTCCTCGCCTGACTGGCTGTTCTTTTCCGCGTGGCTCACGCCGAAGGACGCTTCGAGCGACGAGCCACCAAGTAACGCCCGCGATTATGTCGTCTGGGCATACGTGGCAAATGCACGCGCACTGCCGGCCCATCTTGATGCAATGAATGACGCGGCATTACAGGAAATGGTGCTGAAGCGTACGGTAGGCTGGTCCGATCAGGTACGTACCCTCATACGGGACGCCGAGCCTGGTTCGCTATCGGTTATTCCGCTGAAAAGTATGCCGCACCTCGAACCCTGGCCCGCATCTTCAGTCACTTTGCTCGGCGATGCCATTCACAACATGACGCCTATGGCCGGCATTGGTGCAAATACAGCCTTGCGTGATGCGGCTAACCTGGTGCAATGCCTGTCGGCGGTGATTCGTGGCGAAGCATCACTGAAGGATGAGGTCGCTCGTTACGAAGAGCGCATGCGCAGCTATGCAAATCCCGCCGTATTGAAATCACTTGGTAACGCGCAACGCGCGGGCTCGGGGCATCGCTTAGGCCGCATGATATTTCGCACTTTACTGCGACTCTCCGGGAGATTGCCCTGGGTCGAGCATCGACTGTTCCACGGGGAGGATCATTGACGTTCCGCTTCGCGGGCGCGTCCGTATAGCGGAAAAGCAGCGGTTAACGTTTTGTGCGGGATGCTTTCGTTTTTTCTGCCGCCTTGGCCGTTTTCGTTTTGACAGCAGTATTTTTGCCCGATGGGCCGGCAACTTTCCTGGACATCGTCGGAGTGGCGCGATCGTGATTCACACCAAGCCCTGCGATCTGGCCGGCGACCAGGCGTTGTGCAAATGCTTTGGCGGACATGTCCGGAAAGATCGACATCCCGGTAGACCGCGTGGAGAACACCCATTGGAAACATGGCGCCATCAGCGCAAATGCTGCGAGTGAAGGATCTATTGCTGCATTGATTCGCCCAAGTGCCTGCTCGTTCTCAAGATAGTGAGCAATGGCACGAATCATGTGCTGAGGCCCTCCTTTGCGCAGGTCCACGGCTTCATGATGGCGCGCCAGAAGCTCGGCATCGGCAAACACCGAAAGAATGACCGGAAGCACATCGTCGTAGAACGTGATCACGCCACCGGCAATCTCAACAAGATTCCGCTCAACGGTCTTTGTGCCCGCTTCAGGAATAGTGAGCAGAAACTTGGGTGCTCGCTCCAGGATAACCGCCAGGACCAGATCGTCTTTACGGGCAAAATGATTAAACAGCGTGCCTTCCGCCAACCCGGCTGCTTTGGCGATGTCCTTGGTCGTCAGGCGGGCAACACCGCGCGTACGAAGCAGATCTTCCGTGGCAGCGAGGATGCGCTGCCGAGTGTTGGCGGCCATGGCGATTTCCGGTAAACCCAACGGCACGTTAGGGAGGTCCGCGTCGATCGTCAACTGTCGTTCCCAGAT from Dyella sp. GSA-30 includes the following:
- a CDS encoding NAD(P)/FAD-dependent oxidoreductase translates to MRVIIIGAGIGGLCLAQGLRRSGVEAVVFERAASAQAQVRGYGIHLDHHGMTALKACLPKAIFSELDRAASYAGTVARFFDRRLRFLASTSERAPDGMGGHTLSQRRGIGRALLNRLLLSDLPDVQWNKTFQRYAVGADGRVTAYFSDGSSETGDLLVGADGSNSRVRQQYLPHIERMSVGVTAIAGRYVLSPERNDTLPATLVDGAPNMLVPSSPDWLFFSAWLTPKDASSDEPPSNARDYVVWAYVANARALPAHLDAMNDAALQEMVLKRTVGWSDQVRTLIRDAEPGSLSVIPLKSMPHLEPWPASSVTLLGDAIHNMTPMAGIGANTALRDAANLVQCLSAVIRGEASLKDEVARYEERMRSYANPAVLKSLGNAQRAGSGHRLGRMIFRTLLRLSGRLPWVEHRLFHGEDH
- a CDS encoding multicopper oxidase domain-containing protein, coding for MDPSFGNASRRRFLKLGLTGGLLLTAAPLARLAGFGVHSPSKLPVRFSTPLPIPPVLEPFRVDETGVHYALEQREDVAHLFPGQATRIWGYNGLFPGPTIRARRGVPAHVHHTNHLSTPTVVHLHGGRTPADSDGFPNDFVIPRGFSAADFPICGTSNPDSLKKLQDFASSATYTYPNDQRAATLWYHDHAMGGTGKNVYMGLAGFYLIDDEEASALQLPAGAFDVPLMICTRQFDDAGQLVYADHGKRGASGDTVLVNGAPWPVFRVERRRYRFRLLNACNATTLTLALSEGSMTLIATDGGLVEQPLSLDTLPLAMAERADVVIDFSRYPAGQQVMLHNREALGTLGDILRFEVTEATGTDDSAVPAKLTAIAPLTPPKGARERSFVFGARPEFVLRVPPIYWSINGQRFDPERVDADPVLGDVEVWRFIYARTMFPTSVHPAHIHAVQFQILTRNGEPPAPHERGWKDTVRLVEGDDVRVAVRFDAYPGRYLLHCHNLEHEDHDMMARFDIRPAAQNPV
- a CDS encoding TetR/AcrR family transcriptional regulator, with protein sequence MTIDADLPNVPLGLPEIAMAANTRQRILAATEDLLRTRGVARLTTKDIAKAAGLAEGTLFNHFARKDDLVLAVILERAPKFLLTIPEAGTKTVERNLVEIAGGVITFYDDVLPVILSVFADAELLARHHEAVDLRKGGPQHMIRAIAHYLENEQALGRINAAIDPSLAAFALMAPCFQWVFSTRSTGMSIFPDMSAKAFAQRLVAGQIAGLGVNHDRATPTMSRKVAGPSGKNTAVKTKTAKAAEKTKASRTKR